The window AGAACACTCATATTACATGGCACTGCCCAAAGATGGTATGAGTTTTTGTTGTTGCACTTGCACCCTTGGCACTTGATGACAGGAGGCACAGCTTCATTGAACAACTGAACAATTTTGAGATGGTGACAACTTGTGGATTTCACTCTATCAATTagattttttaaccttttttttctttctctttcctgAAATTGCTTTGCAGTGCTGCAGAACATTTTCGATCCAAAGATTTTCAGATCAGTGCTGAGCTGTTTGAAAAGTCTATGCTCTATGTCCCTTATGACTTAGGGAACAGAATGCTCAGAGCAAAGGGCTTTAGAGTTCTCTGTCTCTGTCACTTAGGCCTTTCACAACTAGATCAAGCTGAAGAGTACATTACTGAAGCAGAAAAGGTCTATACATATTTGGATATGATTCACCAAATTCAGAAAATCTCTGTGTTGTGTAGCTCAATATCCTAACGTCTATCTAATTTTGCAGCTTCAACCTGATATAGCTAGTGCCTTCCTTAAGGTGTGAGATCTCTTCCCTAAAAGAGCAGAAGATTAGGTTAATCTTCTTGTGATGTTAATATTTTCTTACAGCATTCATATGCTTCTCATTTTGCAGTTTAAAATTTACCtgcaaaggaaggatcactgtAATGCAATAGCTCAGGTGCAAGCGATGACAAGCTGTCTTGACTTCAGTCCTGATTTCCTCTCACTTTCGGCACATGAAGCTGTTGCCTGCCAATCTCTTCCTGTTGCAGTTGCTTCTTTGTCCCATCTCCTAAACTTCTACTCCTTAGGAAAGCCAATGCCAGCCATGGAAGTTGTAGTTTTTCGGACCTTAGTAACAATTCTTACAAAAGAGACTGGCCATGCATCTGATATTCTACAATACATTAAACGCGCTCTTGATAGGGTATCTGAGATTGGAGCTGACTGCTTTTTTGGAATAGGTGAGGTTGGAAAACGGGAAAAGAATTGGTTTGCAGTGAATGCGTGGAATTTTGGGGTGCAAAtagggaaagaaaaaagttACGGAATATCAGCACAGTTTTTCAGATTGGCATCAGAGTTCTATAGCATCAAATTTGATGCAGACATAGAGGATTACAACTTAATGGTCTGTAAATCATTGATATTGTGTGTTTCTGCAATTATTGCTGATGAAAAGCAGACAAATAGCACGCTGCTAGAAACTGAAGTTAAAGCAGCCATTGAACTGTCAGATAGAGCTGGAAAGGTAACCAAACACATAATCAATCATCATTCATGGCTTCAAATTTACCAGTAAAACTTTAACTTCTGATCAGAGATCAGAAGTTTGCTGTCAAATTAAGTTAAAGTTCGCTCTGGAGGAGCATGGTTGTGAAAGTTGTATTCACCGGTACCAAATGTTTGATTGTAACAAAGTGTTTATTTGTTAATTGCAGATTTTATTATCAAGCTCGGCAATCTCTTTGCAAGATGAACATAAAGAAACCAGCACAGAGTCtgacttcatttttatgcacaCTTGGAGTGCCTACGATCTATATTCAAGGCTAAGTGACATGGGACAAAAGCAGATGCTTTTGATAAAAAGCTTTGCTAGTTCTAAATCTTGCAATCCTTTGCATCTTCTTCAGATCGGTCTTGATGCCTCACAGGGACCACGATCCAACCCTGAAGTAGCTGGTTTTGCCCTGAATTCTTGCCTTTCTGCTCTCCTTGCTTCCCCTTCTCCTGATTACCAATATGTGGCTTTAATTCTGAGGAAATTAATTTCTGTAAGCACTATTTTTAAGGGTGATACAGATGATGCAGTAATTAGCATATACAAACAAGCATACCGAATAATGGTGGGTTTGAAGGAAGGGGAGTATCCCACTGAAGAGGCAAAATGGCTTTCCATGACAGCATGGAACCGAGCAGCACTTCCTCTGAGGTTGGGACAGACTGAAGTGGCACAGAAGTGGATGAATATTGGGTTGGAATTGGCGAAGAAGGTTCCAGGTATGCAAACTTATAGGTCCTGCATGGAAGATTTTGTTTCTGGCTATGAGAAGAAATTCCTTGAACTCGGAAATGGTGAAAACAGGCCAATAATGGTGTCGTGACGTTAGATTTTCTTTGTGGACAGTTGATTAATAGTAACCAATTTAGTCTTTTACTTCCAGCATAGAATAGCTTGTATataattcaaatttttgtttatctccCTTGCATATTGTTCAGAAATGTACCTGCAATGTCTTCAAGGTTCTTGTTTCTCTATTACGGGAAGACAGGGTTTGTTTGCTAGTATTTCCATTTGTAGCTGCTATATTTCCCCAGCAAAGCCTTAATTGGTTAGTGAACAACTGGATATATCACTCAACCTTCCATTACCACATTCTAGTGTATCTGTTGGCAACAGTTTGATTTGATTTAACTTCGACAGATCGTTGTCATTATACCATATAATCTCTATAATAATGTTATAAAATTAGGtagaattttttccttttctatgaCAAGAAGAAAAGATAATTATCAGGAAAAATGCAAACGCCCGTATAATATACTATTGATCATAGAAATTCGAATTAAACATATTTTCTATTCTGTAACACAGTGGTTGCATATGACCAAGATCAAGACTGGGACAGCGTATCATACCAAGCTGTTTATATTAATTGTTTAATATTATGAAGACAAGCAACACTCAAAAGATAACAACATCAGTaataccaaaaacaaaaaaaattcctaCCTGGTACTTGTGTTCATAAATTCCATGTTGCACACATACTTCCAAACAGCACTACATGATCATCGAAGTGTCTAGCTTGGCAATTAGGATTCCTTTTCCAATAACTGCCTTCGATCATTCTCTTATCTTGAGAAAACAATTGGTCGCTACTCTGTGATagtaataaaattgaaaaaatccaGAAGTAGGCTTCCCTCTATGGATCAAACCAAACTCTGCACTCTCTTCAGAAATTTATGGAATGCCACAAGTTGAAGCAACCGCTCAGAAAAAACTACCCAAGCAATGACGAAGTTTCAGCATTTAAGTCAGTGAGGCTTTGCATCATATTTCTGGCTTTGATGGTGTTGGGGATGATGGTGGTTTCAAATCTGGATACTGCATGCATGTAAACTGTTAGTCACTTACGTGAGAGAAAATGACTAACGCAACAAAAGCATGCATGTATAAAATAGAAATGACTAATCTGCTGTATCAAAACAACTCAAGTTAAACTCTTAACCTAACAaatcaaagctaattgcatGGCAGAGCCATCATCAAATGGAATCCAAAAGTTAACCAGAAAAGACAAACAAGCTCAAAGAACCTAGCTTTTGGATCAATCTTGAATTCTGTATAAGATGCCTTGACCAAAATGTTACTTGCCATTCCACAGAAAGAAGGAAACATATGGGCAGAGTGGGGATGGctaaaggaacaaaaagaaggCATAAAGACTAATGAGAAAAAGGAAACCAAAAGAGCCTGTCTGATACAGACAAAGAAGGGAAGGGCGGGGATGAAAAGGATTAAAGAAGGGATGGGACTTCAACTCACTGTTTGGTTGAAAGGATTAAGAAGGAGCTGCAAAAGAGGATAACATTCCTAATCCTTCCATCACAGGATTTTCGAAGCGTTGGAGCTGTCTGACCCATACACCATCAAAGAAATTAACAATTACAAAGGAAAAACATTTGAAACGTTTAAAAAACCTCCTTTTCTCACCGATAAACAAACCAGGAGACAGAGTAATTCATTCCCAGGTACAAGGATCTGAACAGATTTTAGCTCAAAATTCTATTTTTCTTGACAATTAATACCAGTTCCTCAAGCCGCAACCCTTTCCTGGCCAGCACAAGAAACAAACCCCAGAAAATAGAATGGCACAAACTGAACAAGTGTATGCACTCATACCTGGATTTGCATACCAGCAACGGCATCACAGataaccaaataacaaaagtagaGGTTGCACACGTTTTCGCGTGCAcatacagagagagagagagagagagagagttcatACATTTGGGTATGGAGATGATGATCTAGGGCCACATTTTGTCCCAGAGGTCAGTTCAGAAGAACTGATTACAGACTCATCGCTGATCTTTTCAGGTTCGTTGGCAAGCAGACCGGTAACAGATGATGAGCTACCTTCAGTTTGGCTGTTTACTCCACCATTACCACTAGGTTGCTGTGAAACTTTGGCCTTCTTCTTGGGGTAGATGTGCACAGATGGAGGGAGCAGAGTTTCTTGTATCTCCTGCAGGAAACTCAACATGTAAACTAGCTATAGAATAATGTTAAACTACTTTTAAGGGCACACCCAATGTGTGTGCAGTTTagaaataattattaatttttatgaatatattaatcttgtttttacaaaattaaattttatataaattctTCATAAAACTATTGCAATTTTTATtagcatttttttctttaatgcaGTTATAGTTAATTTGGTAGTTACAATATTTAAGGGAGCTATGGGAGATTATATTAGCATATGTGATTGGGTGGTTAaggtaaaaattaatatttttaaggGCAAAACTGGAAGTTCAAAAAATGACACAAAATGTTTAACCCAATTGCCACCTCTCTTCCTTGTATAGATACTTATATGCAGTTTTCCAAATTCAGAAGCAACATTCAATTTCTAGACCAAAAAGCTGCATATCATGCAGGCTTCCATCTAAGTATTCCGGTAATGCAAGACCAGCCTGAAATCCTTATGCCAACATATAACAATTAGACTCTAAAAACTACCAATTGAAGTCCCATTTCATCACTTCCAACTTTTTCTTCTGTCACTACCACATATACGAGGAATATAACAGGCATTTTTCTCATATGCTAAATAAGTACATAACAGAATAGTAAGGAACAACCGTTATTGGAATAGTATGCATACTATGGTGGAGCAAAATCACACTTGATCTCATTCAAAATATGTCAAAGTAAGTAGATAAAAGTACCTGCCATCCTTTGTTGCCTCTAATTCCACCTCTTATTGCATAAGCTTCCTTAAGTCCATTTTTGGCTAATAACTCAGCCACTTTCATGGAGTTACCATCAAAACTACCTTCCACACAAAAGAGAGTAAAACAGATACTGGTCAAATGCTTTAGCACAACTCTGTATATATTATTATCTGCTAAGTGGCAGGAATAAGACCCATTTACCGAGACTGCAATATTAATTATTCTCGAGGATCATGGAATGTATGAGCAAGGGAAAGGTTGAACAGGCAAAATATATCAGGGTTTGGACTGTCTGGAGTTTCAAATAGAAGCAAAAGAGAAACACGAAATGGATATTCTATAACTTGGATAGTGGGTTAACAAATTGAGCAGCACAAAAACAAGGAGAATACAataaagaaagaggaaaaatgcTTCGTCAAGGGCAATTTTTACCTCTAACCTTTTCTTATCCATTACGAATGTTTTAACTACCTTTGACTAGATGAACAGAACTAGTCGGGATAATTGTCTCCATTAGTAACAGAACTAACTTAAGAAACCTAAGATATGTGCAGAATATGACATTAGTTATTTTTTGTGTCTGCAATTTAGTCGATTTTCATATGATCAAACAATGATATCTCTAACAGCCTGTAGGGGCATTTTTTTCATCTTTATTCATCATTGGATTGGGAAAGGGTAAAACGAAGAAGATGGGGCATCTGCTTACATAAATATTCATCATAGAGTATCCCCTTTTTTGTTCTTGGTTGCAAGAAACAGAATGAACCAAGCTACGCAGAACAAGATCTTACACATCTCTTCCACTATAATTGGAGGTTTTAGCCAAACATGCTAAAATCATGACTCAATCAGTTTGTTTGTTAAAAGGAAATCTCAACAATTTAGTATTGTCGTAATTGCCGTCTTGAATAAAGCAGCACTGATTCACTACAATACCTCAAAACGTCTATGATATTTACGACATAGATTTCAGATAACTCAAGAAGAGCTCCACAGTAAAAGTTGCCAAAACTTACTTGTCCAGAACACAAACAGTGGTTTTATCTGGCTCcttaaatttttccaaaacttcCCTCAAAAAACCTTCTTCATCTCCTTCGGAAAACGCCACGTGCAGCACACTCTTATTTAAAATCTTCAAATTAGGTGAATTCAGGAAATTCAAACTCTTCTCATCCCTGATATCCAACAGCTGATAATTGGGGTCATCCCGGAGTTTCCTGAAAGCATCAATGGCAGAGATAAACTTATACTTCCGAAAATATTCTTGGCCCAATGGGACTACAACAAGCCAAATAAAGACAACCCCAGCAACAAAGAATGGATTTTTATTGAAGAAATCATCCACTGAAACCACAACAGCTTCCAAGTTAATTTTGTTAGAGACTTCTTGAGTTGTTGGTACAGCAGCTTCAGAAGCAAAacaagaaagagggaaaaagaatCCCATTGATAGAAAGGAAACATGGGATTTAAGAAGCATGGCATCCAAATGAAACCTTAACATATCCCCATTACAAAGAGTGGTTAAAGTTTTGGTTAGCTTACAATTCCGAAATTCAGTCTGGGGTACTTGACGAGGTGCTTTAGTGGGAGGGGAAACAGTTTGCATAAAATGGCGGGACTGAGAAGTTGAATTGGGGATTCGAAGAATCGGTTTGGAAGTAAAAGTTTGGATATTGGGGTAGTTTAATGAAGGCGGAGAAGTTGAGAGTCCTACGGATAAAGTCTCCATTTTGTCAAAAAGCAGCCGAGAGAGGAGGGGAGGAAAGACGCTAAGACGATAAGAAGGAAGGAGAGAGACATACGATGGCGCCTTTTACCTATTTACGCAAAGGCACTTTCATTTTCGAGGACTTCAGAAGCAAATACTAAGAAAATCGATAACGGCGTCGTTTGGAAGGAGCATACTCTCCGAATATAAAAGCCAATTCGGAAGAACCTTCTCAGCAGATTTCTAGCACTTGTCTGATGGCGACTCTATCAAATCAGGGAAAAATCGATATATCTTGTTGGGATGGAACTATTTCGCAGCATGAATTCCACACAGCCGCGAGTGCTTTTGCTGAGCGATGGAACAAATTCAACGCTGCCCTTCCCCAGTGTTCATGGGTTGCTCGTCCAAAATCACCTTACCTATCTTCCACCTCTAAGGTCTCACACCAATTCCggagcttttcttgttttccttttctttttctttttatttgtgtCCATTACCATGCAAATAATTGTGTATTCTATCCTGAATTCTTGTTTAGGATGAGGGTTACTTATCAGTAGAAAATGTCATTATGTTCCCAACACCTGCTGCGGTATACTTCGCTTTATTTGCACTTGAGTAAATTTTGATGCTTTTCACAGACTTATTAAAAGCATTTCCTTAATCGTAACAGTACCGGCATTATGTATACTTTCGTTGTTCTTTTATTATTCCTCTGGTAGGAGTCTTGTTACGGAGGAGATGACAAAGAGGGAGAAGAGGAACTTAGTTGCTCCCGCTCCCAAGAGGATGACTTCATTGATGGTGCCACCATGGTATGCACATAGACCTTGTTGGTAAAACTGAatgtttctctgtttttctttttttaatattttgggCTCTGATCTTTTTAGAGAAAAAATGTCTTTGGGTTTAAGTTTTGCTCATAATTCATAATTTCACAGTGCATTGTTGCTCATAGATAGCATGTTTGTGTTGGATCTTCTATTccctttttgttgatttttccGGCTGTAAGCTGTAATGAGGGTGTAAAAGAAGGATGTTCATTGACCTGTTTACAGAGTTTGCTCCACTCAACACTTAATTCtcattttaaaagtaaatattAGCACTATTTCCAGCTGAATATTGTTATCTCCTCTTGGAGATGATATTTTACAATACTACTTTCCTCATTAACATTATGCGGTTTTTACATTAGTTATTTTGTGGTATCTTTGGCATTCCGTAACAAATGGTCCAAAAACTTCAGTTACACTCTATAAACTAGGAAGATCTTGTTGTTTGTTCAGTGATTTCAATTTTCGTTGTCATGACTATTCCGTAATTATCAAACATGATGTGGCAAAGGGTTATTTGCAATAAATTGCTAGATTATTCAAATTAAAGAAATTTGATGCTttaaatagggttccataagaataGAAGAAGATTTCAACTTTAGAGTCAATATTGAAGAAGTTGACTTCTCCTTTTGCTTTCGCattacttttcttcttcttcttttgctaCTCACACTAATATGCTCAAACACATCAGGCATCATCTGGCACAATCTTTCCAAAGCATATGAAGATTCAAGTATGCATCTTGACAGCTGCTTTAACCTTATAAACAATGACAATTGAACCACAACACACTTTCACTGCTCGAAAACTTTTCCACCTATAAACATTCTTTTCATCCTTATTCTTGATTTGGATCAGGTGGTATATGGCAATGGCACCTAAAGTATGTTTCCTGTAAATTCAACATATGATCCTAACCTCGTATTCTTCACAACCATCAAATCCAATGAAAGGTCCAAAGTTTTCCCAGCTGTTCTAAACAAAATAGTGTGTCAATAATCACTCAGTTATTGGGATTAGTTATCGTGGATTTGTGGTGCACCACATGGATGTAATGTGTGTTTGATTGTGCCTATGAGAGCGTTGTGGGAATTGCAAAAGAAGAAGCAGGAGAAATGTAAATAGCCAAGGGGATAAAGGAGAATAGATTTCTTGGAAATCGACATTCGTGGTCAAACTTCAAAGTCAATAagtcaaattttatatttatggaaatagaataaaattatcaaattttttttttaatttgaactCAAATGGCATTACTGGTGTAAATAACCCATGCGGTAAACGTGCTTCTTTTTTTCATATAGCTTGAGGaattggttcaagtgtttctcAGCTTCATTGAAGGAACAGTGAGGGATGTATCATTTGTGCTGTTCACATTCATTTACTTTATTGTTTTGTGCactaaacttttcatttcaacgTGCTTCTTATTTACATATAGCTTGAGGaattggttcaagtgtttctcAGCTTCATTGAAGGAGCAGCGAGGACTGCCACTTCTACAAAAGATGTATCATTTGTGCTGTTCGCATTCATTTACTTTATTGTTTGTGcactaaaattttcatttcaacTCCGTCAGTTGCAAAATCATGATGACGCAAGCCATCACTATGACTTCCACGTTGTCTACAATGCTTCATATAGAGTTCCAGTGCTATACTTCCGTGCCTACTGCAGTGGTTAGTTCATTCTTACAAATTTTGAGCTACAAACAAGTTCAGAAACTTTTGAGTTTTTAGGATCTTAAGGATTGTCTTTGGGCATGTAGATGGACGAACACTGGTCTTAGATGATGTTGAGAAGAGCATTCCTGCTATCTCTGCCAAACTCCTAATGCTATCTAAATGGACATTTATTACTCAGGAGGTGATCAATCTTCTTTCTCCAATTCTTGAAGTATGAATAGTTTTATGGGAGACATGTTTTCAAGAATTATGTGTTTGATGCTTTCTAGTTTCATGTACATTCTTGGTATGAGTAGCTTCTCTCCAAATAAAGGTGAATTGAACGGAAAGAGATTCTTAAAAAAACttcattcttttgaagactATTCTTATATCTTCTTTGTGGTAGCTCATAATATAAGACTAAGTGCAGGATCACCCTTACTTGAATTGTCCATGGTATACATTACATCCTTGTGGAACCAGCGAGTGGATGAAGATGCTCTTTAGCCATGAACCTGCGGTGGATGATGGTGGAGTTGCAGTTGCCAAGTATCTGGTCTCATGGTTCTCCGTAGCTGGCCAAGTCTTTGGTCTTAAAATACCCTTTGAAATGCTAAGTTCCATTGGTAATTAAACGTTATATGACTAATTATCCTGTATAGCTAATCGTACAGTTTGATCTTCTTAACCAGACTACATTCCCTTTTGTTACATTTGTTCCTTTCCAACACAAAGGAAAGGCCCCAAAATGGATTTCCGCTGATTCAAGTTGTTCCAAAAATGACATGAATGCAGTGGTAGTTACATAGACATCGTTATACAATGATTACACTTCCCATCCTTGGTTTAAATTTTGAATCATAGTTTGATGTTGTCCAGCAAAAAATTACCCAATAATAGGAGCATTCAATCTTTTGCCAAGAAAAAGGTAATAAATCGATTTCCAGGGAGACAGGCCAACTGTACTGATATTGCAAAACAATGGGATTTGTCTGCGAGAATGAAGCTGCGTTCAGTGCTCCAAAAGCAGACTCGAATTTGATAATTCTAACAGATCTACTGAACTACAAGCCCCACAATGAAACACGGGAAAAAATCAACCTATGGGACCTCATGTAATTGCCTATTCCCAGACTTGTTAAGCAAGATGAGGTTGTATTGCGAATGGCAGACCCATATGAAAAATGCAGTCATGCAAGTCAATAAGGCAGAGCCCATTAGACGCTGAGTCCTCGCGTTGCTTCTCTGCTCGGAAGGATCAGAATTACACCGCGGTTCGACAAAAACAAGCTAAAAATTCTACATTACCTTCCGCACCCTTTAAGGGAGACTCAATCCAACCCTTGCAACTGAAGCCATAATCTTCCACACCCTTTATGATTTTGTCAAGCACCTGTACAAGATACGACGCAGCAACTCAGAACCAGGGCGATCAACTACTGTATTTGCTCAACAATGAGAACTTGCAAATATGAAGAAATGAAAAAGACTTCAGCCATTATTCAAAAGAAGCTAATAGACAAGTTCACAAAATGgtagaagaaataaaaataaaggaaaatttcagctcCAATTTGATTGATTGCACAATTTTATCCCTCAGTTAACACGTACCTCTTGATGCACTGCTGGATCTCTCACAATGCCACCACTTCCAACCTGAAGGACAGTTGAATCTCCAAAATCAGAAACAAATACCAAACAAGATAGACTAGCAAAACATTTGCATAAAGATGGCCGAAACTCAAATAGGGTAGGAATGATGATGCTGGACTTTACATAAATAGAGCTACCAGTAATACATAGGTAAGGGATCAAGAGATAGCAAGGCTGTAAAGTTCCTGGAAAGGGATCACGCTAACACTGATATGATCACATGAAGCTCAAATGTCTTCCATTTTCATCCAGATTTAAGATAAGAGAGGAAAAATGAACAGGACAACTCCTACCATGCAGAACCACTTCATCAAAGCTCTAGTATATATCATAGACCCCATTCATCAAATTGTGATCTATTTTTTCAATAGACACAAAATTCAATCAACTGattccaaaaataataataataaataaatacagAGACATGTATCACACAACATCAAGCAGAAACAAAATCAAGATTCGCATACTTGGGATCTACGAGCTTCAAAGGTTTAATTAGAGTAACTAGAGTAGCTTCTTCCTTCATCACATTGACCACAGCAGGCATCACCTGGAGAAAGGAAACAAAATTATGAATTGAACATGTATCAAACCTGGGAAATCTATACCCAATACACAGTCAAACATCATGATTTAAGTCATGCAGCAATAGAACAAGCTTACCAAGAGTATGGATATAAACGAGAGGTCCAAAGTCACTAAATCAACCTTTTGTGGGAGTTCCGAAAGATATCTTAAATTTGTCCGCTCTATCACAGACACCCGCGCATCCTGGCGGATTTTCTCTGCTACCTAATACAAAAACAACGAACTTCAACCAATCAAACAATCAGCAAAGagacacaccaaaaaaaaagctATCGCGGCATCAAACTTGG is drawn from Coffea arabica cultivar ET-39 chromosome 1c, Coffea Arabica ET-39 HiFi, whole genome shotgun sequence and contains these coding sequences:
- the LOC113732053 gene encoding uncharacterized protein, yielding METLSVGLSTSPPSLNYPNIQTFTSKPILRIPNSTSQSRHFMQTVSPPTKAPRQVPQTEFRNCKLTKTLTTLCNGDMLRFHLDAMLLKSHVSFLSMGFFFPLSCFASEAAVPTTQEVSNKINLEAVVVSVDDFFNKNPFFVAGVVFIWLVVVPLGQEYFRKYKFISAIDAFRKLRDDPNYQLLDIRDEKSLNFLNSPNLKILNKSVLHVAFSEGDEEGFLREVLEKFKEPDKTTVCVLDNFDGNSMKVAELLAKNGLKEAYAIRGGIRGNKGWQEIQETLLPPSVHIYPKKKAKVSQQPSGNGGVNSQTEGSSSSVTGLLANEPEKISDESVISSSELTSGTKCGPRSSSPYPNYPDLKPPSSPTPSKPEI
- the LOC113732085 gene encoding ubiquitin-like-conjugating enzyme ATG10 isoform X2; translation: MATLSNQGKIDISCWDGTISQHEFHTAASAFAERWNKFNAALPQCSWVARPKSPYLSSTSKESCYGGDDKEGEEELSCSRSQEDDFIDGATMLQNHDDASHHYDFHVVYNASYRVPVLYFRAYCSDGRTLVLDDVEKSIPAISAKLLMLSKWTFITQEDHPYLNCPWYTLHPCGTSEWMKMLFSHEPAVDDGGVAVAKYLVSWFSVAGQVFGLKIPFEMLSSIGN
- the LOC113732126 gene encoding TPR repeat-containing protein ZIP4-like, with product MKFCSFKWFILNSSFPPKFDPSNQRIICWTKKMRIAEISSPELRRSHDQESGPHSHTLSQIESSIKQLELHSPSTILPEALSSDLRSALTQLTQLAPFPNSVCLSIWKLSYRLWNACVDLSNAFAASGIKSSEEHAKLRQVSADLLFLAADVVGIPSPAFKCASFFYKTGLVWHDLNKFDLASSCFEKATDLVSKVEISSISDYDERKLVLNLNLARSRTAWEVSDRNLSIMLLSRSKNALFGISENYKALASQYLMFGKVILSKNEVSGVNEALKLMNEALELCEKGLRIAKTTEETLALKDLRAKALRFIAAAHLQRDEFDNVLKCVRVLRDGGGDQHPSLSVLAMKAWLGLARYGEAEKELKGMVINKGIPEGVWVSAVESFFQAAGTAGADTAKSVFLGLLGRCHVSAGSAFRVVNRVVGDSGGGSGEGSRVRAKVAAELVSDERVVALFAGEEASKERTAIHALLWNCAAEHFRSKDFQISAELFEKSMLYVPYDLGNRMLRAKGFRVLCLCHLGLSQLDQAEEYITEAEKLQPDIASAFLKFKIYLQRKDHCNAIAQVQAMTSCLDFSPDFLSLSAHEAVACQSLPVAVASLSHLLNFYSLGKPMPAMEVVVFRTLVTILTKETGHASDILQYIKRALDRVSEIGADCFFGIGEVGKREKNWFAVNAWNFGVQIGKEKSYGISAQFFRLASEFYSIKFDADIEDYNLMVCKSLILCVSAIIADEKQTNSTLLETEVKAAIELSDRAGKILLSSSAISLQDEHKETSTESDFIFMHTWSAYDLYSRLSDMGQKQMLLIKSFASSKSCNPLHLLQIGLDASQGPRSNPEVAGFALNSCLSALLASPSPDYQYVALILRKLISVSTIFKGDTDDAVISIYKQAYRIMVGLKEGEYPTEEAKWLSMTAWNRAALPLRLGQTEVAQKWMNIGLELAKKVPGMQTYRSCMEDFVSGYEKKFLELGNGENRPIMVS
- the LOC113732085 gene encoding ubiquitin-like-conjugating enzyme ATG10 isoform X1, with protein sequence MATLSNQGKIDISCWDGTISQHEFHTAASAFAERWNKFNAALPQCSWVARPKSPYLSSTSKDEGYLSVENVIMFPTPAAESCYGGDDKEGEEELSCSRSQEDDFIDGATMLQNHDDASHHYDFHVVYNASYRVPVLYFRAYCSDGRTLVLDDVEKSIPAISAKLLMLSKWTFITQEDHPYLNCPWYTLHPCGTSEWMKMLFSHEPAVDDGGVAVAKYLVSWFSVAGQVFGLKIPFEMLSSIGN